A single Parabacteroides timonensis DNA region contains:
- a CDS encoding MGH1-like glycoside hydrolase domain-containing protein, which produces MNKYIITFLLLFCSSGLSFKVIGQILDHKTLDSYVDRFNQQDEELYVQYIPNNQAKKFLSENIPLFECPDKNIEEIYYFRWWTFRKHLKKTPDGFIVTEFLPDVSWAGKYNGICCPAWFHFREGRWLKNNKFLKDYAYYWIKGGGALRSYSFPVTDAIYQYSLVTGDNQILKDLYSELKENYIEWKKEKFIPETGLFWQTDNRDGMEISIGGNGFRATINSYMAAEAAILSRIAEWKNDPQAKTLKEEAEKLKNNLFKKLWDQDAEFLKVLPQETNARLQNVRELHGYTPWAFDLADPEYAVAWKYLMDTRYFLAPYGPTTAEQCHPEFKVVYEGHECQWNGPSWPYSTSMTLTGLSNLLNNQVQPFIFSSDYVTLLTIYARSQYRRKDNGTQIPWIDENLNPFTGDWISRTILKHRNRLPEERGRDYNHSSFCDLIINGLVGIRPQEGNRLDINPLVPEGHWDYFCLDNVSYHGRTICVLYDKTGEKYNKGAGLSIFIDGQKVASSPTLKRISCEL; this is translated from the coding sequence ATGAATAAGTATATTATTACTTTTTTATTGCTCTTCTGCAGTTCAGGACTTTCATTCAAGGTTATAGGCCAGATACTTGACCATAAAACATTAGATTCGTATGTAGACCGCTTCAATCAGCAAGATGAGGAACTATATGTACAATATATCCCCAATAACCAGGCAAAAAAATTCTTATCCGAAAATATACCCTTGTTTGAATGTCCGGATAAAAACATAGAAGAGATCTACTATTTTCGCTGGTGGACATTCAGAAAACATCTGAAAAAGACACCGGATGGATTTATTGTTACCGAATTTCTTCCGGATGTATCCTGGGCGGGAAAATACAATGGCATATGTTGTCCGGCCTGGTTCCATTTCAGAGAAGGCAGATGGCTGAAAAACAATAAATTCCTGAAAGATTATGCCTATTATTGGATAAAAGGAGGCGGTGCCCTCCGTTCCTACAGTTTTCCTGTTACAGATGCTATATATCAATACTCTCTGGTAACGGGTGACAACCAAATACTCAAAGACCTCTATTCTGAGTTAAAGGAAAATTACATTGAATGGAAAAAGGAAAAGTTTATACCGGAAACGGGGTTGTTCTGGCAGACAGATAACAGAGACGGAATGGAAATATCCATAGGAGGAAACGGGTTCCGGGCAACTATTAATTCTTATATGGCTGCGGAAGCTGCAATCTTATCCAGAATTGCCGAATGGAAAAATGATCCCCAGGCAAAAACACTCAAAGAAGAAGCTGAGAAACTAAAAAACAACCTGTTCAAAAAGCTATGGGACCAGGATGCCGAATTTTTAAAAGTATTGCCACAGGAAACAAATGCCCGATTACAGAATGTCCGCGAACTTCACGGATATACACCATGGGCTTTCGATCTGGCTGATCCGGAATACGCGGTAGCATGGAAATACCTGATGGATACACGCTATTTCTTAGCCCCTTACGGACCTACAACCGCAGAACAATGTCATCCGGAATTCAAGGTGGTCTACGAAGGCCATGAATGCCAGTGGAATGGCCCTTCCTGGCCTTATTCTACCTCTATGACGTTAACCGGACTATCCAATTTATTAAATAATCAGGTCCAACCCTTTATATTTTCAAGTGATTACGTAACTTTACTCACGATTTACGCACGAAGCCAGTATAGGAGGAAAGATAACGGCACACAGATACCATGGATTGATGAAAATCTAAATCCTTTCACAGGGGATTGGATATCACGAACTATACTGAAGCATCGGAATCGTTTACCGGAAGAACGCGGAAGAGATTACAATCATTCTTCTTTTTGTGATCTGATTATAAATGGATTAGTAGGTATCCGTCCACAGGAAGGAAATAGATTGGATATTAATCCATTAGTTCCGGAAGGGCACTGGGATTATTTTTGTCTGGATAATGTGTCCTATCATGGAAGAACCATCTGTGTTCTTTATGATAAAACGGGAGAGAAATATAACAAAGGAGCCGGATTATCCATCTTCATCGATGGTCAGAAAGTAGCCTCCTCTCCTACTTTAAAAAGAATTAGTTGTGAATTATAA
- a CDS encoding RNA polymerase sigma-70 factor, which translates to MKTTTLTDQREDIKFEDIYLSYFSKMKYFALEYVIREEDAENIVQDVFTELWEKREILSMQINLIAYLFTTVKNKCLNHLRHITIVQETANLIQEEYLINLRMNLNSLEAFDQNLFSDEDIEKIITRALNTLSPKCREIFVMSKIEGKKQRQIATELNISINTIETQIGIAYKKLRTELKRHLPLLLFFLYL; encoded by the coding sequence ATGAAAACAACAACATTAACCGATCAAAGAGAAGATATCAAGTTTGAAGATATTTATCTTTCTTACTTCTCTAAAATGAAGTACTTTGCTTTGGAATATGTTATACGAGAAGAGGATGCGGAAAACATTGTTCAAGACGTATTCACAGAGCTCTGGGAAAAAAGAGAAATACTTTCCATGCAGATAAATCTGATCGCATACTTGTTTACCACAGTTAAAAACAAGTGTCTGAATCACTTACGACATATAACAATCGTACAGGAAACAGCAAATCTCATCCAAGAGGAATATCTTATTAATCTCCGAATGAATTTGAACTCATTGGAAGCATTTGATCAAAACCTGTTTTCCGATGAGGATATTGAAAAAATAATAACCAGAGCATTAAATACCTTATCTCCTAAATGCAGAGAAATATTCGTTATGAGTAAAATCGAGGGAAAAAAACAGAGACAAATCGCTACAGAGCTTAATATTTCTATCAATACAATTGAAACTCAGATCGGTATAGCTTACAAAAAACTAAGGACAGAACTAAAGAGACACCTTCCTCTCCTTCTGTTTTTTCTCTATTTATAA
- a CDS encoding FecR family protein has product MDEQIKKYFQGELDTTDRLKLLRQVEANDKLKSEFIECKNTYALLSLSDQVNDKKANQEGYLRFNNKIKTKRFRQVLLRITSYAAIITLLIVSTYWITANYYTKPFSTIADNRLYVPAGQRVKLTLQDGTDVWLNSQTTLVYPAVFSGKERRISVEGEAYFDVAKNPEKPFIVSSQGIEMKVLGTKFNVHSYPGEKDIQTSLIEGSLHVYFSRPDKRGVILKPNEQVTIKDGTMRIGAIPHHEYFSWRDGIYSFENELLIDILKKLQLYYDVKIEIKDPSIFKWEYTGKFRQRDGIDEILRMIQRIHKFKIEKDEDNNIITLSK; this is encoded by the coding sequence ATGGACGAACAAATTAAAAAATATTTCCAGGGGGAACTTGATACAACAGATAGATTAAAGCTGTTAAGGCAAGTCGAAGCAAACGATAAATTGAAAAGTGAATTTATCGAATGTAAAAACACATATGCTTTGCTGTCGCTCTCCGATCAGGTAAATGATAAGAAAGCAAACCAGGAAGGCTATCTTCGATTTAATAACAAAATCAAAACAAAAAGATTCAGACAGGTATTACTTCGCATAACTAGCTATGCTGCTATCATCACTTTATTGATCGTATCAACCTACTGGATTACCGCAAACTATTATACAAAGCCATTTTCAACAATAGCAGACAACAGACTTTATGTACCGGCCGGTCAGCGAGTCAAACTGACACTACAAGATGGAACAGATGTATGGCTAAATTCGCAAACAACATTAGTTTATCCGGCTGTCTTTTCAGGAAAAGAAAGGCGAATATCAGTCGAAGGAGAAGCTTATTTTGATGTAGCCAAAAATCCGGAAAAGCCTTTTATCGTTTCATCACAAGGAATAGAAATGAAGGTTTTAGGCACAAAGTTTAATGTTCATAGTTATCCTGGGGAAAAAGATATACAAACCAGTTTGATAGAAGGATCACTTCATGTTTATTTTTCCAGACCTGACAAGAGAGGAGTCATCCTAAAACCGAACGAACAGGTAACAATAAAGGATGGAACAATGAGAATTGGAGCGATCCCTCACCATGAATATTTTTCATGGAGAGACGGTATTTATAGTTTCGAAAATGAATTACTTATCGACATTCTAAAGAAATTACAACTCTATTATGACGTAAAAATAGAGATAAAAGATCCTTCCATATTCAAATGGGAATATACCGGAAAATTCCGGCAACGTGACGGCATTGACGAAATTCTACGTATGATACAAAGAATACATAAATTCAAAATTGAAAAAGATGAAGATAATAATATTATCACATTAAGTAAATAA
- a CDS encoding RagB/SusD family nutrient uptake outer membrane protein, which translates to MKSYIKLFLALCCSGTIISCSNDMDEKVYSKITEQTYNYTTSDFSPSVGSVYSYLRSFTDHWGYFSAQEVTADAIVMPPNASGWDDGGVYRRMHYQTWNSEQDHVKNIWSVFYQGALLCNKIIDQIETGILPAPSDAEKTTGLAELRAMRAYYYWQICDNFGEAPLVTTTSMDLPAKNTRKEIYDFVVKELQESIPSLSEEQGGGNYGRMTKWAAKALLANVYLNANVYINEEHWNDCIQQCDDIINSNKFALSDNYKDPFRTTGVESSKEVIFTIPFDENLAGGNSIFMFSWHGELKKKYETEATPWGCGSAMGVSQFIDTYNVKDTRLADSWLMGAQLAADGSTLYGTYDKMGEPIIYTKDLPDGNYTSEMEGYRMNKFEVAKGSQSSSGTDVPLFRYAEILMMKAECLLRSGKSGAGALVTEVRKRAFKDNPELATVTDAQLQENTSYQYGSVENYKITDKGNTDPVAFGRMYDELGWEFAWEMHRRRDAIRFGVYTKKSWLSHKPQGDYRTVFPIPEKVLTSNPNLEQNPSYK; encoded by the coding sequence ATGAAGAGCTATATAAAATTATTTTTAGCATTGTGTTGCTCAGGAACCATCATTTCCTGCAGCAATGATATGGATGAAAAAGTTTATTCTAAGATAACTGAACAAACATACAATTATACAACCAGTGATTTTTCACCATCTGTGGGCAGCGTTTATAGCTATTTACGAAGCTTTACAGACCATTGGGGATACTTTTCTGCTCAGGAAGTAACTGCAGATGCCATTGTAATGCCTCCTAATGCCTCAGGCTGGGATGACGGTGGTGTTTACCGACGTATGCACTATCAGACATGGAATTCAGAGCAAGACCATGTAAAAAATATATGGTCGGTGTTTTACCAAGGAGCTTTGTTATGTAATAAAATTATTGATCAAATAGAAACAGGCATTCTCCCCGCTCCATCAGATGCAGAAAAAACAACTGGTCTGGCCGAACTGAGAGCAATGCGTGCATATTACTACTGGCAAATCTGCGACAACTTCGGTGAAGCCCCGTTGGTTACAACGACATCAATGGATTTACCGGCTAAAAATACCCGTAAAGAAATCTATGACTTTGTTGTAAAAGAATTGCAGGAATCAATTCCTTCGTTAAGCGAAGAACAAGGAGGAGGTAATTACGGACGTATGACGAAATGGGCAGCAAAAGCATTACTTGCAAATGTATATCTGAATGCAAATGTTTATATCAACGAAGAACATTGGAATGATTGTATTCAACAATGCGACGATATCATTAACAGTAATAAATTTGCCTTGTCGGATAACTATAAAGATCCATTCCGGACAACAGGTGTAGAAAGTTCCAAAGAGGTCATTTTTACCATTCCCTTTGACGAAAATCTAGCCGGAGGAAACAGTATATTTATGTTCTCCTGGCATGGAGAGTTAAAGAAAAAATATGAAACAGAAGCAACTCCATGGGGTTGTGGTTCCGCAATGGGAGTATCTCAATTTATCGATACTTATAATGTGAAAGATACTCGTCTGGCTGACAGCTGGCTGATGGGAGCACAATTAGCAGCCGACGGTAGCACATTATATGGAACATACGATAAGATGGGAGAACCTATCATTTACACAAAAGACCTCCCTGACGGCAATTATACCAGCGAAATGGAAGGTTATCGTATGAACAAATTTGAAGTGGCAAAAGGTTCACAAAGTTCATCTGGAACAGACGTTCCTTTGTTCCGATATGCAGAAATTCTGATGATGAAAGCAGAATGTTTATTACGTTCAGGAAAATCGGGTGCAGGTGCTTTAGTAACCGAAGTCCGTAAACGGGCATTTAAAGATAACCCCGAACTGGCAACGGTAACAGATGCTCAATTACAGGAAAACACATCATATCAATATGGTTCTGTTGAAAACTATAAGATCACAGACAAAGGAAATACAGATCCTGTAGCATTCGGTAGAATGTACGATGAATTAGGCTGGGAATTCGCTTGGGAAATGCATCGCAGAAGAGATGCCATCCGCTTCGGTGTTTACACAAAGAAAAGTTGGCTATCACATAAGCCACAAGGAGATTACCGGACTGTATTCCCGATACCGGAAAAAGTTTTGACTTCCAATCCGAATCTGGAACAAAATCCCAGCTATAAATAA
- a CDS encoding SusC/RagA family TonB-linked outer membrane protein — translation MKISLFILFACVFQMVAVNSEAQNTIIKLETEVLSVGQLINQIEKQTDYLVVFRNREVDTERAITVHKKSGKIISYLDDAFKNTDITYEFDNKYILLLKTNSTDKSALINQQTRKITGTVTDNNGEPIIGANVVVKGTTNGTVTDFNGQYTLEVPHGAVLQISYIGYLTKELAVNSNKTADVKLLEDTQSIEEVVVVGYGTQKKGEVASSISTIKSENFVKSPTTDAAQLIKGQVPGLSIITPDANPTSTAQISLRGITTLKASTSPLVLIDGIPGDLNSVSPDDIEQIDVLKDGSAAAIYGTRGTNGVILITTKNANGEMPTEVDVNAYVSTQQITKTLPFMKADEYRQRVQEGWPGGQDDGSSTDWLDEVTRTPFTQIYNISMRGGSRTTNYVASFEYRGLNGLIKRTNNEMFYPRIEITHRMFNNKLKLNASLSGYKQTYFSGSDGGGYNSEVYRNALIYNPTTPVYDKDGNYSESSKNEYYNPVSLLNEVEGENQATNLRMFANVTYTPIEGLDIKYLFSSNTYNQVRGYYESQEHKSSWRDGKNGYASRGSTRKNEDLSELTVQWRKTLFEDHSFTLLGGYSWQKTNYQNFYMQNFNFPSDDYTYNNMGAGQALKDGRGTEFSEANESRLIGYFGRLNYSYKGKYMFAASIRHEGSTKFGADHKWGNFPSVSAAWNIKGESFLDDVEALSILKLRAGYGVTGTVPTDPYMSLNTLNFGTYVYYNNEWIKTIRPDSNANPDLRWEKKKEINVGFDFGFLDDRITGNIDYYNRKTEDLLWDYDVPSPPYLFSNMVANAGSMRNQGIEVGVTAIPVQTKDFQWTTSMNYSSNKNELLSLSNDQFISSGYSDQGSTGEPLQTTTHRIQEGQPIGNFWGYKSVDIDENGHWIIEGADGNPKPISQQQPTDKQIIGNGLPKHYLNWNNSLSYKNFDFNITMRGAFGFDILNMPRLQYEAPVMLSRGNVLSAAFETKYGKVPLAADQELQYVSYYIENGSYWKIDNVTLGYTFNFNTWIKRLRIYGTVSNLATITGYSGIDPEVSISGLDPGVDNKNRYPSTRTYTLGVSVKF, via the coding sequence ATGAAAATATCACTGTTTATACTATTCGCCTGTGTTTTCCAAATGGTAGCAGTTAATTCGGAAGCGCAAAATACCATTATTAAATTGGAAACCGAGGTCTTATCTGTCGGTCAACTTATCAATCAGATAGAAAAACAAACAGATTACCTGGTTGTATTCAGAAACCGGGAAGTTGATACCGAACGTGCTATTACCGTACATAAAAAATCCGGTAAAATAATCTCTTATCTGGATGATGCTTTTAAGAATACGGATATCACTTACGAATTCGATAACAAGTATATCTTATTATTGAAAACAAACAGTACAGACAAATCCGCTCTTATCAATCAACAAACCAGAAAAATAACCGGTACGGTTACAGATAATAACGGAGAGCCGATCATCGGTGCCAATGTAGTCGTAAAAGGTACTACCAACGGAACTGTAACGGATTTCAATGGCCAATATACATTGGAAGTTCCCCATGGAGCAGTCCTCCAAATTTCATACATCGGTTATTTAACGAAAGAATTAGCTGTCAATAGTAATAAAACGGCAGATGTGAAATTACTGGAAGATACGCAAAGTATCGAAGAAGTAGTTGTTGTAGGATACGGCACACAGAAAAAAGGCGAAGTAGCCAGTTCTATTTCTACGATCAAGTCTGAAAACTTCGTTAAATCCCCAACAACAGATGCTGCCCAGTTGATTAAAGGACAGGTTCCGGGTCTGAGTATTATTACTCCGGATGCAAACCCTACTTCTACCGCACAGATCTCATTACGTGGTATCACCACATTGAAAGCCAGTACCAGTCCGCTAGTTCTTATCGACGGAATCCCTGGTGATCTAAACTCAGTTTCACCTGATGATATTGAACAGATAGACGTATTGAAGGATGGTTCTGCCGCTGCAATTTATGGTACCCGTGGTACTAACGGTGTTATCCTGATAACAACCAAAAACGCTAACGGGGAAATGCCTACGGAAGTAGATGTCAATGCCTATGTTTCTACCCAGCAGATCACTAAAACCCTACCGTTTATGAAAGCAGACGAATATCGTCAACGCGTTCAGGAAGGATGGCCGGGAGGTCAGGATGACGGCTCATCTACCGATTGGCTGGATGAAGTCACTCGTACTCCGTTCACACAAATTTATAATATCAGCATGCGTGGTGGAAGTCGAACAACCAATTATGTTGCAAGTTTTGAATACAGAGGTTTGAACGGACTAATCAAACGAACTAATAATGAAATGTTCTACCCGCGTATCGAGATCACACACCGTATGTTCAATAATAAATTGAAATTGAATGCCAGCTTAAGTGGCTATAAACAAACTTATTTCTCCGGATCAGACGGAGGCGGTTACAATAGTGAAGTATATAGAAATGCGTTAATTTATAATCCGACAACGCCGGTATATGATAAAGATGGAAATTATTCTGAAAGTTCGAAAAATGAATATTATAACCCAGTATCATTACTGAATGAAGTAGAAGGAGAAAACCAGGCGACGAATTTACGTATGTTCGCCAATGTGACTTATACTCCTATCGAAGGACTGGATATTAAATATCTGTTCTCTTCCAATACCTACAATCAGGTCAGAGGATATTACGAATCACAAGAGCATAAATCATCCTGGAGAGACGGTAAAAACGGATATGCTTCACGTGGTTCCACGCGTAAGAATGAGGATCTTTCCGAATTAACCGTTCAATGGAGAAAAACATTATTTGAAGATCATTCATTTACACTTCTGGGAGGATATAGCTGGCAAAAAACGAATTATCAGAACTTCTATATGCAGAACTTCAACTTCCCGTCTGACGACTATACCTACAATAATATGGGAGCAGGACAAGCTTTAAAAGATGGACGAGGAACCGAATTCTCGGAAGCAAATGAAAGTAGACTGATCGGTTATTTCGGCCGTTTGAATTATAGCTATAAAGGTAAATACATGTTTGCTGCAAGTATACGTCATGAAGGTTCAACCAAATTCGGAGCCGATCATAAATGGGGTAACTTCCCCTCTGTTTCAGCAGCATGGAATATCAAAGGTGAAAGTTTTCTGGATGATGTGGAAGCGCTGTCTATATTGAAACTACGCGCCGGATACGGTGTTACAGGAACTGTTCCTACTGATCCGTATATGTCATTAAACACCCTGAATTTTGGAACTTATGTCTATTACAATAATGAATGGATCAAAACTATTCGACCTGACTCGAATGCAAATCCGGATTTAAGATGGGAAAAGAAAAAAGAGATTAACGTTGGCTTTGATTTTGGTTTCCTGGATGATCGTATTACAGGTAACATCGACTATTACAATCGTAAAACAGAAGATTTGCTTTGGGATTACGATGTGCCTTCTCCTCCTTATTTGTTCTCCAATATGGTTGCAAATGCTGGTTCTATGCGAAATCAAGGTATAGAAGTGGGAGTTACGGCTATTCCGGTACAAACGAAAGATTTCCAATGGACCACCTCTATGAACTATTCCAGCAATAAAAATGAATTGTTATCACTTTCTAATGATCAGTTCATATCAAGCGGCTATTCCGATCAGGGATCTACCGGAGAACCTCTGCAAACGACAACCCACCGTATTCAGGAAGGACAACCTATCGGCAATTTCTGGGGATATAAGAGTGTTGATATCGATGAGAACGGTCATTGGATCATAGAAGGAGCCGACGGTAATCCGAAGCCGATTTCGCAACAGCAGCCAACCGATAAACAGATCATCGGTAACGGTCTTCCTAAACATTATCTGAACTGGAACAACTCCTTAAGTTATAAAAACTTCGATTTTAATATTACTATGCGTGGAGCTTTTGGTTTTGATATATTGAATATGCCTCGTTTGCAATATGAAGCACCGGTTATGTTATCAAGAGGTAATGTATTAAGTGCCGCTTTTGAAACAAAATACGGTAAAGTACCTCTGGCTGCCGATCAGGAATTACAATACGTTAGCTATTATATAGAAAACGGTAGCTATTGGAAAATCGACAATGTAACTCTAGGATATACATTTAACTTCAATACCTGGATCAAACGTTTGAGAATCTATGGTACGGTATCTAACCTGGCTACAATTACCGGTTATTCCGGTATCGATCCGGAAGTTAGCATCAGCGGTCTGGATCCGGGTGTTGATAATAAGAACCGTTATCCGTCTACGAGAACTTATACATTAGGAGTTTCTGTTAAATTTTAA
- a CDS encoding FecR family protein, which produces MDKEILQQYIEGKLDQQQKEEVARWLDANEKNMKEFLMLRGIYDAILWNEPEQKSFLSLAKRIRLFREFLKIAAIFILAFGSFYFLVPRNEKFIEPEIEKLTVYVPEGQWAKIFLTDGTKVWLNAKTSLSFPNRFISGERRVELDGEAYFEVKKDTTRHFIVSCKDYQVKVLGTEFNIKAYRQNDYFETALMKGSVEVESTLNHEKVLLTPKRYVYTKDGKLMSANLKNIDQFLWREGIIAFENESVKSIFCKLELYYDVKIEVKNTRILDYPYTGKFRTKDGVEHVLRVLQLQHKFAYTRDNAANVIVIK; this is translated from the coding sequence ATGGATAAAGAAATATTACAGCAATATATAGAAGGAAAACTTGATCAGCAGCAAAAAGAAGAGGTTGCCAGATGGTTGGATGCTAATGAGAAGAACATGAAAGAATTTCTGATGCTTCGTGGCATTTATGACGCTATTCTTTGGAATGAGCCAGAACAGAAGTCTTTTCTGTCTCTAGCTAAACGAATCCGACTATTTCGTGAGTTTTTGAAAATTGCAGCTATTTTTATTCTGGCTTTTGGTAGTTTCTATTTTTTAGTTCCTAGAAATGAAAAATTTATCGAACCAGAAATTGAAAAGCTAACTGTATATGTGCCTGAAGGACAATGGGCAAAAATATTTCTGACAGACGGAACCAAGGTCTGGTTGAATGCAAAAACATCTCTTTCCTTTCCCAACAGGTTCATTAGTGGAGAGCGTAGGGTAGAATTGGATGGGGAAGCATATTTCGAAGTTAAAAAAGATACTACTCGGCATTTTATAGTTTCTTGTAAAGACTATCAGGTAAAGGTTTTAGGGACGGAATTTAATATAAAAGCCTATCGACAGAATGACTATTTTGAGACTGCTTTGATGAAAGGCTCGGTTGAGGTTGAATCCACTTTGAATCATGAGAAAGTGTTATTGACCCCGAAAAGATACGTTTATACAAAAGATGGGAAACTAATGTCGGCAAACTTAAAAAACATAGATCAGTTTTTGTGGAGAGAAGGAATTATTGCATTTGAGAATGAGAGTGTAAAAAGTATTTTCTGCAAACTGGAACTATATTATGATGTGAAGATCGAAGTGAAAAATACGAGAATACTGGATTATCCCTATACAGGGAAGTTCCGTACAAAAGACGGTGTAGAACATGTCTTAAGGGTATTACAACTCCAGCATAAATTTGCTTATACAAGAGATAATGCTGCAAATGTAATTGTGATTAAATAA
- a CDS encoding RNA polymerase sigma-70 factor codes for MDSLKEVEFNKFYTAYYKRCFLFAKSYVHDDWVSEDISSGALIKLWEMSQEKAIDNPTFILFTILRNRALDYLKHQSIRENALSNLSEYGRRELEIRISTLEITNPDKIFAEDIQQIVRETLKKLPEQTREIFEMNRFQNLSKKEIADKLGISIKGIDYHISKALKCLRENLQDYFPIILFYFF; via the coding sequence ATGGATAGTTTAAAGGAGGTTGAATTCAACAAATTTTATACAGCTTATTACAAAAGGTGTTTTCTGTTTGCCAAATCATATGTACACGATGATTGGGTATCGGAAGATATATCTTCGGGAGCCCTGATTAAATTATGGGAGATGTCACAGGAAAAGGCTATCGATAATCCTACATTCATATTGTTCACAATACTTCGGAACAGAGCTCTGGATTACCTGAAACATCAGAGTATCAGAGAAAATGCCTTATCCAATCTTTCCGAATATGGACGGCGGGAATTAGAAATTCGTATCTCAACCCTGGAAATTACCAATCCTGATAAAATATTTGCTGAAGATATTCAACAGATTGTGCGAGAGACACTAAAAAAACTACCGGAACAGACACGGGAAATTTTTGAAATGAACCGTTTTCAAAATCTTTCTAAAAAAGAAATCGCTGATAAGCTGGGTATCAGTATAAAAGGAATAGACTATCATATCTCCAAAGCATTGAAATGTCTACGGGAAAATCTGCAGGATTATTTTCCAATTATTTTATTTTATTTTTTTTAA